Proteins encoded together in one Nostoc sp. PCC 7524 window:
- a CDS encoding GAF domain-containing protein, whose amino-acid sequence MDNSSAMQPIQLKSEQQEYQFNMKTALSRVIAKIRESLDIDSIFQITVSELRRSLKADRVGVLRFYPELGWQGEFICEDVGDGWSSPLTDKFSVHGLAEELAKIYQQGRIQVLTDIYEHGISDCQVQILEKYQVLANLAVPLLKGKELWGLLCIHQCSSSRQWETSEIEFVQLIATHLEIALQQADYIEQVKVQSAQIAQTKAQEKSVEWQKTIAIAIEKIRQSLDLETIFRASTAEIRKLIKTDRVAIYRFNPDWTGEFVFESVGEGWISLIDEQSQRPELRENVSECSAKDLAKTPVVDTYLQDTEGGRFTKGEVYRVCNDIYSAGFSDCYIKVLEAYQAKAYVIIAIYHGQKLWGLLAAYHNTEMRNWQEDEVYLLTQVSTQLGVAIQQAELFAQTQRQKEEIAQTLKELKETQSQLIHSEKMASLGQLVAGIAHEINNPISFIYGNITYINEHTNDLFKLLDTYQKNCPNLPTIIQQQIANLDLDYITDDLPKILASMTTGAERISQLVLSLRTFARLDEADMKPVNLHEGLDSTLLILQHRLQPKTNYPAIEVIKEYGNLPEIVCYAAQMNQVFMNIINNAIDAIEHKIFWNEININPQIIISTKVTEEHTIGISIADNGCGIPDNLRSRIFEPFFTTKEPGQGTGLGLSISYKIVVEKHGGKIKCISEPGKGCEFYLEIPQQPLALVS is encoded by the coding sequence ATGGATAACTCTTCCGCAATGCAACCCATACAACTAAAATCAGAGCAACAGGAATATCAATTTAATATGAAAACAGCATTGTCTAGAGTCATAGCCAAGATTCGTGAGTCTCTAGACATAGATAGTATCTTTCAAATCACGGTTAGTGAACTACGTCGGTCTTTGAAGGCTGATAGAGTGGGAGTGTTGCGTTTTTATCCTGAGTTGGGATGGCAGGGAGAATTTATCTGTGAAGATGTGGGAGATGGATGGAGTTCTCCACTAACAGATAAATTTAGCGTTCATGGTTTAGCTGAGGAATTAGCAAAAATCTATCAGCAAGGGCGGATTCAAGTATTGACTGATATCTATGAACATGGAATTAGCGATTGTCAAGTTCAAATACTAGAAAAATATCAAGTCCTTGCCAATCTTGCTGTTCCCTTGTTGAAAGGTAAAGAATTATGGGGTTTATTGTGCATACATCAATGTAGTAGTTCTCGGCAATGGGAAACTTCAGAAATTGAGTTTGTGCAACTCATCGCCACACATTTAGAAATTGCTTTGCAGCAAGCAGATTACATAGAACAAGTCAAAGTACAATCAGCACAAATAGCACAAACCAAAGCTCAAGAAAAATCTGTAGAGTGGCAAAAAACCATAGCGATCGCTATTGAAAAAATTCGCCAGTCTCTTGATTTAGAAACCATTTTCCGTGCTAGTACCGCAGAAATTAGAAAGCTGATCAAGACTGATCGCGTAGCTATCTATCGCTTCAATCCCGATTGGACTGGAGAGTTTGTATTTGAATCTGTAGGTGAAGGTTGGATTTCCCTAATTGATGAACAATCACAACGGCCAGAATTAAGAGAAAACGTTAGCGAATGCAGCGCCAAAGATTTAGCTAAAACCCCTGTAGTAGATACTTATTTACAAGATACAGAAGGTGGACGCTTCACTAAAGGCGAGGTTTATCGCGTTTGTAATGATATTTATAGTGCTGGTTTTAGCGACTGCTATATCAAAGTATTAGAAGCTTATCAAGCAAAAGCTTATGTGATTATTGCCATTTATCACGGTCAAAAGCTGTGGGGTTTACTAGCCGCTTATCATAATACTGAGATGCGAAATTGGCAAGAAGATGAGGTTTACTTACTAACTCAAGTTAGCACTCAGTTGGGAGTAGCGATTCAGCAAGCAGAATTATTTGCACAAACTCAGCGTCAAAAGGAAGAAATTGCACAAACACTTAAAGAATTAAAGGAAACTCAAAGCCAATTAATTCACAGTGAGAAAATGGCTAGTTTGGGTCAATTAGTTGCTGGGATAGCGCACGAAATTAATAATCCAATTAGTTTCATTTACGGTAATATTACCTACATTAATGAACACACAAATGATTTATTTAAATTGCTAGATACATATCAAAAAAACTGTCCCAATCTACCAACAATAATTCAACAACAAATCGCGAATTTAGATTTAGATTATATTACTGATGATTTACCCAAAATTCTCGCATCAATGACAACAGGTGCAGAACGCATCTCTCAGTTAGTCTTGTCATTACGTACTTTTGCTCGACTTGATGAAGCCGATATGAAACCTGTTAACCTACATGAAGGTTTAGACAGCACCCTTTTGATATTACAACATCGGCTGCAACCCAAGACTAATTATCCGGCAATTGAAGTCATTAAAGAATATGGTAATTTACCCGAAATTGTGTGTTATGCTGCCCAGATGAATCAGGTATTTATGAACATCATCAATAATGCTATTGATGCTATAGAACATAAAATATTCTGGAATGAAATTAATATAAACCCTCAAATTATAATTTCTACAAAAGTTACAGAAGAGCATACTATTGGGATTAGTATTGCTGACAATGGCTGTGGAATTCCAGACAATTTGCGATCGCGCATTTTTGAACCCTTCTTTACCACCAAAGAACCCGGACAAGGTACTGGTTTGGGTCTATCTATTAGTTATAAGATTGTTGTAGAAAAACACGGCGGAAAAATTAAGTGTATTTCTGAACCTGGAAAGGGTTGTGAATTTTATCTAGAAATTCCCCAACAACCCTTAGCCTTAGTTAGTTGA
- the petN gene encoding cytochrome b6-f complex subunit PetN has product MAILTLGWVSLLVVFTWSIAMVVWGRNGL; this is encoded by the coding sequence ATGGCGATTTTGACATTGGGTTGGGTATCACTGCTAGTTGTGTTTACTTGGTCAATTGCAATGGTAGTATGGGGTCGTAACGGACTGTAG
- the rsmG gene encoding 16S rRNA (guanine(527)-N(7))-methyltransferase RsmG, translated as MTNSLPEIAKIWQQTLNWQPNDAQQARFQQLYELILEGNRQLNLTRITEPQEFWEKHLWDSLRGIAPQQKFISSLEAGASVIDIGTGAGFPGVPVAIVAPSSKVTLVDSTRKKITFIDKILSELSLNNATTVVARAEEIGQQQQHREKHDIALIRAVGNASVCAEYTLPLIKPGGLAVIYRGTWTEEETIALQNAVQQLGGEIESIEQFVTPLSNSIRHCLYLRKIATTPAKFPRVVGVPTQKPL; from the coding sequence ATGACTAACTCATTACCAGAAATAGCAAAAATTTGGCAGCAAACTCTCAATTGGCAACCTAATGACGCACAGCAGGCGCGATTTCAGCAGCTTTATGAATTAATTTTAGAAGGGAATCGTCAGTTAAATTTAACTCGCATTACCGAACCTCAAGAATTTTGGGAAAAACACCTTTGGGATTCTTTGCGGGGAATTGCACCACAGCAAAAATTTATCTCCTCCCTCGAAGCGGGTGCATCTGTGATTGATATTGGTACAGGTGCAGGTTTTCCAGGTGTACCTGTGGCAATCGTTGCACCTAGTTCTAAAGTTACACTTGTAGATTCAACCCGGAAAAAGATTACTTTTATCGACAAAATCTTGAGTGAATTGTCACTTAATAATGCTACAACTGTGGTTGCTAGAGCCGAAGAAATTGGTCAGCAACAACAGCACCGAGAAAAGCATGATATAGCGTTAATTCGTGCCGTTGGTAATGCCTCAGTCTGCGCTGAATATACCTTACCTTTAATCAAACCAGGCGGTTTAGCCGTAATTTATCGCGGTACTTGGACAGAAGAAGAAACTATAGCTTTGCAAAATGCGGTTCAGCAGTTAGGCGGTGAAATTGAATCTATTGAACAGTTCGTTACTCCCCTCAGTAATAGCATTCGCCACTGTTTATATTTGCGAAAGATAGCAACCACACCTGCTAAATTTCCCCGTGTTGTCGGTGTACCAACTCAAAAGCCACTTTAA
- a CDS encoding lysophospholipid acyltransferase family protein, which translates to MSLNSPLDISRSFLTALSTRMFRYYEDRIPQDASLLIVSNHRSFMDALILMAAVASPIRFACHHYMGQVPILREIVTGQLGCFPLEENQHRQQSFFVQSQQLLQRKQMVGVFPEGANPMIKYTKPDYLGEFHRGFAHLALRSGVPDLAVLPIAIASLEEANTAAFPLRLLSLFDPSEPLFNQSGWHPLVIYHRVAVLIGRPYWITPQHQHQYYGKQAKNVVAELTTYCHSEIANLLIQGCY; encoded by the coding sequence ATGAGTCTTAATAGCCCCCTAGATATTTCTCGCTCATTTTTAACAGCACTCTCAACAAGAATGTTTCGATATTACGAGGATCGCATTCCTCAAGATGCCAGTTTGTTAATAGTGAGCAATCACCGCAGTTTTATGGATGCCCTGATTTTAATGGCAGCTGTAGCCAGTCCAATTCGCTTTGCTTGCCATCATTACATGGGGCAAGTACCAATCCTGCGGGAGATTGTCACAGGACAATTGGGCTGCTTTCCTTTAGAAGAGAACCAACACCGCCAACAAAGCTTTTTTGTCCAGTCCCAGCAACTATTACAAAGAAAACAGATGGTGGGAGTGTTTCCAGAAGGTGCTAATCCGATGATCAAGTACACCAAACCCGATTATTTGGGCGAATTTCATCGGGGTTTTGCTCATTTGGCATTACGTTCTGGCGTACCAGATTTAGCAGTTTTACCAATTGCGATCGCTTCCTTAGAAGAGGCTAACACTGCTGCTTTTCCCTTAAGATTGTTAAGTCTATTTGATCCTTCCGAACCGTTATTTAATCAGTCTGGTTGGCATCCCCTGGTAATTTATCATCGGGTGGCGGTGTTAATTGGTCGCCCTTATTGGATTACACCCCAACATCAACATCAATATTACGGCAAACAGGCGAAAAATGTTGTGGCTGAACTAACTACATATTGTCACAGTGAAATCGCTAATTTATTAATTCAAGGGTGTTATTAA
- a CDS encoding alpha/beta fold hydrolase, with product MPEVELKPCFLTPRRVKLEYPLFVYLPGMDGTGQLLRSQTTGLEVGFDVRCLAIPRQDLTSWDILTNNVLDLIHAELEKSSQRAVYLCGESFGGCLAMKVAIESPQLFKRIILINPASAFGLRPWLAWTSQLVNLVPECVYDVGALGLLPFLASLPRISRSIRYELLKTMRSVPPETVNWRLSLLREFQIDEEKLRSLEQAVLLIAGGSDRLLPSVSEVKRIANIIPNSKTVILPECGHACLLEQDVNLYEILQAHHFLEEKYHKLHQLNIP from the coding sequence ATGCCAGAAGTTGAACTAAAGCCGTGTTTCCTGACTCCTAGAAGAGTTAAACTAGAATATCCCTTGTTTGTATATTTGCCGGGGATGGATGGGACTGGTCAACTATTGCGATCGCAAACTACAGGGTTAGAAGTTGGCTTTGATGTCCGTTGTTTAGCAATACCACGGCAGGACTTGACGAGTTGGGACATCCTCACAAATAACGTTTTGGATTTAATTCACGCGGAATTAGAAAAAAGTTCCCAGAGAGCAGTTTACCTGTGTGGTGAGTCCTTTGGCGGTTGCTTGGCGATGAAAGTAGCCATTGAATCACCACAATTGTTTAAACGCATTATTTTAATTAACCCAGCGTCAGCTTTTGGGCTACGTCCTTGGTTAGCTTGGACATCCCAACTGGTAAATTTAGTTCCAGAATGTGTTTATGATGTTGGCGCACTGGGGTTGTTACCATTTTTAGCATCTTTACCCCGGATTTCCCGGAGTATTAGATATGAATTACTGAAAACTATGCGTTCTGTACCACCAGAAACAGTGAATTGGCGACTATCTCTGTTGAGAGAGTTTCAAATTGATGAAGAAAAGCTACGTTCTCTGGAGCAAGCAGTATTGTTAATTGCGGGTGGTAGCGATCGCCTGTTACCTTCAGTCAGTGAAGTCAAACGTATAGCGAATATCATACCCAATAGTAAAACGGTTATTCTACCTGAATGTGGACACGCTTGCTTACTAGAGCAAGATGTTAACCTCTACGAAATTCTTCAGGCTCATCACTTCTTAGAGGAGAAATACCATAAACTTCATCAGTTGAATATACCTTAA
- a CDS encoding GUN4 domain-containing protein yields the protein MTDPMILSGTANNIDSLREKLIAGSMQVQQQIIPQLADLGNEGLDVLMQFLLQRRDSPATWVDGKAYQVLYNSDAPQAQEFLKTSFPEGIVPLKSDAGVNYHPLQQLLAAQDFQAADRMTIEKMCELAGPTALQRKWLYFTDVENFPSVDLHTINNLWIVHSEGKFGFSVQRDIWLSLGKNWDNFWPKIGWKDGNNWTRYPNGFTWDLSAPKGHLPLSNQLRGVRVIASLFAHPAWSK from the coding sequence ATGACAGACCCAATGATATTATCAGGCACTGCTAATAACATCGACTCCCTCCGAGAAAAGTTAATCGCTGGGTCTATGCAAGTTCAACAACAGATCATCCCACAGTTAGCTGATTTGGGTAATGAGGGATTAGATGTGTTAATGCAGTTTTTATTGCAACGTCGTGACAGCCCAGCGACTTGGGTTGATGGCAAAGCCTACCAAGTTCTCTACAACTCTGATGCACCTCAAGCCCAAGAATTCTTGAAAACTTCTTTTCCTGAAGGCATTGTACCTCTAAAATCAGACGCAGGGGTTAATTATCACCCTTTGCAACAGTTACTCGCTGCTCAAGACTTCCAAGCTGCTGATCGCATGACAATCGAAAAAATGTGTGAGTTGGCAGGCCCTACAGCCCTACAAAGAAAATGGCTGTATTTTACTGATGTAGAAAATTTTCCCTCTGTAGACTTACATACCATTAATAATCTCTGGATAGTTCACTCGGAAGGTAAGTTTGGCTTTTCTGTACAGCGAGACATTTGGTTAAGTTTGGGTAAAAATTGGGACAATTTCTGGCCGAAAATTGGCTGGAAAGATGGTAACAACTGGACAAGATACCCCAATGGATTTACTTGGGATTTAAGCGCGCCTAAAGGTCATTTACCCCTATCTAATCAATTGCGAGGCGTGCGTGTAATTGCTTCTTTATTTGCTCATCCTGCTTGGTCTAAGTAA
- a CDS encoding NADP-dependent isocitrate dehydrogenase gives MYDKINPPTTGAKITFKNGEPVVPDNPIIPFIRGDGTGIDIWPATQKVLDAAVAKAYQGKRQISWFKVYAGDEACDLYGTYQYLPQDTLTAIKEYGVAIKGPLTTPVGGGIRSLNVALRQIFDLYACVRPCRYYAGTPSPHKNPEKLDVIVYRENTEDIYLGIEWKQGSEIGDRLISILNKELIPATPEHGKKQIPLDAGIGIKPISKTGSQRLVRRAIKHALLLPKNKQQVTLVHKGNIMKYTEGAFRDWGYELATTEFRQECVTERESWILSNKEKNPNISLEENARLIDPGFDALTQEKKTQIVKEVETVLNAIWSSHGNGKWKEKIMVNDRIADSIFQQIQTRPDEYSILATMNLNGDYLSDAAAAIVGGLGMGPGANIGDACAIFEATHGTAPKHAGLDRINPGSVILSGVMMFEYMGWQEAADLIKKGLGDAIANGQVTYDLARLLEPAVEPLKCSEFADAIIKHFG, from the coding sequence ATGTACGACAAGATTAACCCCCCAACAACAGGCGCAAAAATTACCTTCAAAAATGGTGAACCTGTTGTACCAGACAATCCCATTATCCCTTTTATTCGGGGCGATGGAACTGGTATTGATATTTGGCCAGCTACGCAAAAAGTGCTAGATGCGGCGGTAGCTAAAGCATATCAGGGCAAACGTCAAATCAGTTGGTTTAAAGTTTACGCTGGTGATGAAGCCTGTGATTTATACGGTACTTATCAGTATTTACCGCAGGATACTTTGACGGCTATTAAAGAGTATGGTGTTGCGATTAAAGGCCCTTTGACTACTCCTGTGGGCGGTGGTATCCGGTCTTTAAACGTGGCACTCAGACAAATTTTTGACCTATATGCCTGCGTGCGTCCTTGCCGTTATTATGCGGGTACGCCATCACCCCACAAAAATCCCGAAAAGCTTGATGTGATTGTTTATCGGGAAAATACAGAGGATATTTATTTGGGGATTGAGTGGAAGCAAGGTAGTGAAATAGGCGATCGCCTCATCTCCATCCTCAACAAAGAACTCATCCCCGCCACCCCAGAACACGGTAAAAAGCAAATCCCCCTCGATGCTGGTATCGGGATTAAACCCATCAGTAAAACCGGTTCACAGCGTCTTGTGCGTCGTGCCATCAAACACGCCTTGTTATTACCTAAAAACAAGCAACAGGTAACGCTGGTGCATAAGGGTAACATCATGAAGTACACCGAAGGCGCATTTCGTGATTGGGGTTACGAACTAGCCACCACCGAATTTCGTCAAGAGTGCGTTACTGAACGGGAATCTTGGATTTTAAGCAACAAAGAAAAAAATCCCAATATTTCCTTAGAAGAAAACGCCCGTTTGATTGATCCTGGTTTTGATGCTCTTACCCAAGAGAAGAAAACCCAAATTGTCAAGGAAGTGGAAACAGTTCTTAATGCTATTTGGTCAAGCCACGGTAACGGTAAGTGGAAAGAGAAAATCATGGTCAATGACCGGATTGCTGATAGTATCTTCCAACAAATCCAAACCAGACCAGATGAGTATTCGATTCTGGCGACAATGAACTTAAACGGTGATTACTTGTCTGATGCGGCTGCTGCTATTGTTGGTGGCTTGGGTATGGGGCCTGGCGCAAATATTGGTGACGCTTGCGCCATTTTTGAAGCTACCCACGGCACAGCACCCAAACACGCCGGTTTAGACAGAATTAACCCCGGTTCGGTGATTTTGTCTGGGGTGATGATGTTTGAGTATATGGGTTGGCAAGAAGCCGCAGACCTCATTAAGAAGGGTTTAGGAGATGCGATCGCTAATGGTCAAGTTACCTACGACTTAGCACGGTTACTTGAACCAGCTGTAGAACCACTCAAATGTTCTGAATTTGCCGACGCAATTATCAAACATTTTGGTTGA
- a CDS encoding Uma2 family endonuclease, translating into MVISPFKLKLDTVHFTDEQFYQLCQNNQELKFERTSTGELIIMPPVGGESGNREADLIIDLGIWNRQTGLGYTFSSSTIFKLPNGGDRSPDVAWIKRERWEALTLEQRRKFPPIAPDFVIELRSATDDLETLHQKMQEYMDAGVKLGWLINPQQQQVEIYRLGKDVEVQNLPTELLGEDVLPEFSLSLGLY; encoded by the coding sequence ATGGTTATTAGTCCTTTCAAATTAAAACTAGATACTGTTCATTTCACCGACGAACAGTTTTATCAGTTATGTCAAAATAACCAGGAATTAAAATTTGAACGCACATCTACCGGAGAATTAATTATTATGCCACCTGTAGGGGGAGAAAGTGGCAATCGCGAGGCAGATTTAATTATTGATTTGGGCATTTGGAATCGACAAACGGGACTCGGTTATACTTTTAGTTCTTCTACTATATTTAAATTACCCAATGGGGGCGATCGCTCTCCTGATGTGGCGTGGATAAAGCGTGAACGATGGGAAGCATTAACTCTCGAACAAAGACGTAAATTTCCCCCCATTGCGCCGGATTTTGTGATTGAGTTAAGGTCAGCAACCGATGATTTAGAAACCCTACACCAGAAAATGCAGGAATATATGGACGCAGGGGTAAAACTGGGATGGTTGATTAATCCTCAACAGCAGCAAGTTGAGATTTATCGCCTAGGAAAAGATGTAGAAGTGCAGAATTTACCTACAGAATTACTAGGTGAAGATGTCTTGCCAGAATTTAGCTTGAGTCTAGGTTTGTATTAA
- a CDS encoding carbon dioxide-concentrating mechanism protein CcmK, translated as MTLALGMIEVYGVPTAIEVGDAMCKAARVTLVGYENTDLGRITVLIRGEVGEVNVAVKAGLEAINRVHGGEWLADHIIPRPHENLEYVLPIDHTANIENFSADIRFPPPLSV; from the coding sequence ATGACGTTGGCACTAGGCATGATTGAAGTTTACGGTGTTCCCACTGCTATAGAAGTGGGTGATGCCATGTGTAAAGCTGCCCGTGTCACCTTAGTAGGATACGAAAATACTGATTTAGGACGAATTACAGTCCTGATTCGCGGAGAAGTGGGGGAGGTAAATGTGGCTGTCAAAGCTGGATTAGAGGCAATAAACCGAGTTCATGGCGGTGAGTGGCTTGCTGATCACATTATCCCTCGACCCCATGAAAACTTAGAATATGTTTTACCTATTGATCACACTGCCAATATAGAGAATTTTAGTGCAGATATCCGGTTTCCCCCACCCTTATCGGTGTGA
- a CDS encoding Uma2 family endonuclease, with translation MVITPVKENVTTDYSLEDWLQSPPEGTEWVNGELLEKDEVTLKHSRIQAKIATYWRNYKDVSGQGGEVYTEVPCLTNKQGRRPDVAYLTPELMQQLGEPAVLPQSFPLIAEIISPTDLAEDMIAKSQEYLQSGSEEVWLVFPENYWIIVITKNQRLVFISGEVVKTQTVLAGFNVAVDELLN, from the coding sequence ATGGTTATCACTCCCGTTAAAGAAAATGTCACCACAGATTATTCTCTAGAAGATTGGCTGCAAAGTCCCCCAGAAGGTACAGAATGGGTGAATGGGGAATTACTGGAGAAAGATGAAGTGACATTAAAACACAGTCGCATACAGGCAAAAATAGCTACTTATTGGAGAAATTATAAAGATGTTAGTGGACAAGGTGGTGAAGTGTATACAGAAGTACCCTGTCTTACGAATAAACAAGGTCGTCGTCCCGATGTGGCTTATCTCACCCCAGAACTGATGCAGCAGTTGGGTGAACCTGCGGTTTTACCCCAAAGTTTTCCTTTGATAGCTGAAATTATTTCCCCTACAGATTTGGCTGAAGATATGATTGCTAAATCTCAAGAATATTTGCAATCTGGTAGTGAAGAAGTTTGGTTAGTTTTTCCTGAAAATTACTGGATTATTGTAATTACTAAAAATCAGCGCCTTGTCTTTATATCTGGTGAAGTAGTGAAAACTCAAACTGTACTTGCAGGTTTTAATGTTGCAGTAGATGAATTATTAAATTAA
- a CDS encoding ABC transporter ATP-binding protein — translation MAKVVLEDIKRRFNNTTAIEDISFEIPDGEFWVLVGPSGCGKSTILRTIAGLEIATSGKLFIGDQLVNNVPARARDVAMVFQNYALYPHMTVAENIAFGLKMRQVDPKIIQERVVNVARSLSLEHLLDRKPKQLSGGQQQRVALGRAIAREPQVFLLDEPLSNLDAKLRDDTRAELKQLHQELGVTTIYVTHDQVEAMTLADKIVVLNRGRIQQIGDPQTIYARPANQMVATFLGSPPMNILPAIYKNDGFDVSGQLIEIPAFLRENLQLPPGQSVDLGIRPEHIAINTESELNNQQPGTLLVDVKVVEPLGRETLIRVGLPGAMTVLNIQVGGDVRPRSGDRLSLQLDLNQLFIFDPKTGDRILPQN, via the coding sequence ATGGCAAAAGTTGTTTTAGAAGATATTAAGCGTAGATTTAACAACACCACCGCTATCGAGGATATTTCTTTTGAAATTCCCGATGGCGAGTTTTGGGTTTTAGTCGGCCCTTCTGGATGCGGTAAATCTACAATTTTACGCACGATCGCAGGTTTAGAAATTGCCACATCTGGCAAACTCTTTATTGGCGATCAGTTGGTGAATAATGTCCCAGCCAGAGCGCGAGATGTGGCGATGGTGTTCCAAAATTACGCCCTGTATCCCCATATGACGGTGGCTGAAAATATCGCCTTTGGGTTGAAAATGCGGCAGGTTGACCCGAAAATCATTCAAGAACGGGTGGTAAATGTGGCGCGATCGCTATCTTTAGAACACTTATTAGATCGTAAACCCAAACAACTCTCTGGTGGGCAACAACAACGGGTAGCATTAGGTCGAGCGATCGCCCGCGAACCACAGGTATTTTTATTAGATGAACCTTTATCTAATTTAGATGCCAAATTGCGAGATGATACAAGAGCCGAATTAAAGCAGCTGCATCAAGAATTAGGCGTAACAACTATTTACGTTACCCACGATCAAGTCGAAGCTATGACTTTAGCAGATAAGATTGTGGTACTCAATCGGGGCAGGATTCAACAAATTGGTGATCCCCAAACTATTTATGCTCGTCCTGCGAATCAAATGGTGGCGACTTTTTTAGGTAGTCCACCCATGAATATTTTGCCAGCAATCTATAAAAATGATGGTTTTGATGTGAGTGGGCAGTTAATAGAAATTCCAGCATTTTTGCGAGAAAATTTACAACTACCTCCAGGACAAAGCGTTGATTTGGGTATTCGTCCCGAACATATTGCTATTAACACTGAATCAGAACTTAACAACCAACAACCAGGGACTTTATTAGTTGATGTTAAGGTAGTAGAGCCTTTGGGAAGAGAAACTTTAATTCGTGTCGGTTTACCTGGCGCGATGACAGTTTTGAATATTCAGGTGGGTGGTGATGTGCGTCCCCGTTCAGGCGATCGCCTGTCTTTACAACTAGATTTAAATCAATTGTTTATATTTGATCCTAAAACTGGAGATAGAATTTTACCTCAAAACTGA